The DNA window CAATAAGCGCGTTGATGCGATCGTGATGTTCGACGGTAACGTTGGTCAGCAGTACTCCGCTGGTTGGTTCGGCGATAATGCTGGCGGTGAGAACTATATGCAGTTCTCTGATATGTACGTGAATACCAAAGGCTTCCTGCCGTTTGCGCCGGACGCGGACTTCTGGGTCGGTAAGCATGGTGCGCCGAAAATCGAAATCCAGATGCTGGACTGGAAAACCCAGAGAACGGATGCCGCGGCCGGTATTGGTCTTGAGAACTGGCAGGTGGGTGCGGGTAAATTTGATATCGCACTGGTACGCGAAGATGTTGATGATTACAACCGCTCGTTGACCAAAAGCCAGCAAATTAACACCAATACCATTGATATTCGTTATAAAGAGATTCCTCTCTGGGATAAAGCTTCTCTGATGGTTACCGGGCGCTATGTGGCGGCTAACCAAAGCTCATCAGAGAAATATAATGAAGGGAATAATGGATATTATGAGTGGAAAGATACCTGGATGGCGGGGACGTCATTAACGCAGAAATTTGATAACGGCGGATTTAACGAATTTTCATTCCTGCTGGCGAATAACTCTATTGCCAGCAGCTTCTCGCGTTACGCTGGGTCCAGTCCATATACCACGTTTAATGGTAAATATTATGGCGATCATACTAACGGTACCGCCGTTCGCCTGACCTCTCAGGGTGAAACCTATTTGCGTGATGATATCATTATGGCTAATGCGATCGTTTACTCTTTTGGTAACGATATCTATAGCTACGAGACCGGAGCACACTCTGATTTCGAATCCATTCGCGCCGTTGTTCGTCCGGCTTATATCTGGGATAAATATAACCAGACCGGCGTAGAGTTGGGCTATTTCAAACAGCAGAATAAAGATATCGCAGGTAAGAAATATAACGAGTCCGGCTATAAAACCACGTTGTTCCATACCTTTAAAGTAAATACCAGTATGCTGACTTCGCGCCCGGAAATCCGCTTCTATGCGACGTATATTAAAGCGAAGGACATCGATCTGGATAAGAAAGTTGACAGCAATACCCGCAGCATTTTTGAAGATGGTAAAAACGATCAATTTGCCGTTGGCGCCCAGGCTGAAATCTGGTGGTAAAGCTGGCAACGGTCAGGACAAAATTTTCAAGAGGAATAACGATGAAACGACATGCTATTTATTTCGCTCTGGCGCTGGCGGGTGCAGCGTTTTTCGTCCATGCCGCGCCGTTTCCGGCAACGCCAAACGGGTCGATCCCAGTCAGCCAGTATATTACGCAGGTTAACGCTGATAAGAGCATAACCTTCCGCCTGTTTGCGCCGGACGCAAAACGCGTTTCTGTGGTGACGGGCGCAACGCCAGATACCTTTGTTTCTCACGATATGACTAAAGACGAGCAGGGGATCTGGACGTGGAAAGGCGAAGCTCTGGCCCCTAACCTCTACGAATACTATTTTGATGTTGATGGATTCCGATCTGTTGATACCGGCAGCCGCTATCAGAAGCCGCAGCGCCAGGTGAATACCAGCCTGATTCTGGTGCCGGGCAGCATTCTTGACGATCGGGCGGTCGCTCACGGTGAGTTACGGACGTTGACCTATCACTCAAAGGCGCTGAATTCTGAGCGTCGTGCCTACGTCTGGACGCCGCCGGGTTATACCGGTACGGGTGAGCCGCTGCCGGTACTCTATTTCTATCACGGCTTTGGCGACAGTGGTTTATCGGCTATCGATCAGGGACGCATCCCGCAGATCATGGATAATCTGCTGGCGGAAGGCAAAATCAAGCCGATGTTAGTGGTGGTACCGGATACTGAGACCGATGTTCCTGAAGCGATCGCGGAGAACTTCCCGCCGCAGGAGAGGCGCAAAACCTTCTATCCGCTAAATGCCAAAGCGGCCGATAAAGAGTTAATGAACGACATCATTCCGCTGATTGATGAACGCTTCAATGTGCGTAAAGACGCGGATGGCCGGGCGCTCGCCGGGCTGTCGCAGGGCGGCTACCAGGCGCTGGTCTCTGGGATGAACCATCTTGAAAGTTTCGGCTGGCTGGCAACTTTCAGCGGCGTAACGACAACAACGGTGCCGGATGCAGGCGTGGAAGCGCAATTAAACCAGCCGCAGGCGATCAATAAGCAACTGCGTAACTTTACGGTGGTCGTCGGTGAGAAAGATGTTGTCACCGGGAAGGATATTGCGGGTCTGAAAACTGAGCTGGAAAAGCAGAAAATCAAGTTTGATTACCATGAATATCCCGGTCTAAACCATGAAATGGACGTCTGGCGTCCGGCCTACGCCGAGTTTGTGCAGAAGCTATTTAAGTAAAAGATAAGGGGCCAGGATTCTGGCCCCTTATCTTCAATATTTACAGGGAGATAAAATGAAATTAATCGTGACGGAAGATTATGAAGAGATGAGCCTGGTCGCCAGCCATCATGTCCTGGGCTACATCACCGCACCGCGGAGGATGAATTTGGCGGTGACGGCAGGCAGCACGCCGAAGAAAATGTATGAGCATTTGACTGCTGCCATCAAAGGGAAACCCTTTTATTCTCAGGTTCATTATTACAATTTTGATGAGATTCCTTTCCGCGGCCAGGATCGTGAGGGCATCACCATCAGTAATCTGCGTAATCTGTTTTTCACTCCCGCGCAGATTCAGGAACAGAATATCCACAAGCTCAGCCATGAAAACTTTATGCACCATGACCGTCAGTTACAGGAAGATGGTGGCCTTGACCTGATCGTTATGGGGCTGGGTGCTGACGGCCATTTTTGCGGTAACCTGCCAAATACCACGCGTTTCCACGATGCGACGGTTGAAGTTCCGATTGCCGGGGAGATGGTAGGCCTTGTTGCACATGGCGAAATGGGCGGGGATTTCTCAGTGGTACCGGATAGCTACGTTACCATGGGGCCGAAAAGCGTGATGGCGGCGAAAAATCTGCTGCTTATCGCCAGCGGTGCGGCAAAAGCTCAGGCGCTGAAACAGGTTATTGAAGGAGAGGTGAGCGAGCAGGTTCCAGCTTCCGTACTGAAACTGCATCCTTCACTGGTGATTATTGCTGATAAGGCGGCTGTTGCAGAGTTGAGCAAGCCGTAGCTTCACCAGGAGCCTATTCCATTAGGCTCTAAGCGTAGCGCAATCCGGGATAACGCTGGATTGCGCTACGCTCCGCATTTATCGAGTAATATCCCAGCCGCGCGCTTTCCACAGGTCCGGTAATTCGTCCAGGTGGGTAAACGTCGTCACTTTCGGATGCACGATCGGTTTGTTATGCGGATCGGCGCAGAAGTAGAATACCTCCATTCCGGCAGCGATCCCTGACTGCGCGCCTGCGCTGGAATCATCGACCAGAATGCAGTTCTCGACGTTCACGTTCATCGCTTTTGCGGCATGGAGCATCAGGGCCGGATCGGGCTTCCAGCGCTGGATGTCGTACCCGCTGTAGAGACGCTCAGGAAAATGGTGCAGCATTCCGGTTTTGCCGAGAGAGTGCTGCATTTTGCTCACCGGGCCGTTGGAGACCACGCACATCGGCACCTTGACCGAATCCAGCAGCGCCTGTGCGCCAGGGATGACTTCCAGTTCAGTATCAAAGAGACGCGCAACTTCATCGCGGTAAACCGGCTCAAGAGTCGCTTTTTGCAGGTCAACGCCGTACTCCGCGTTAATGGTGTCGATAATCTCGTAAAGTTTTACGCCCTTGAAGCGCTTAAAAATTTCTTCTAAATCCAGCGTAATGCCAAATTCCCTGAACATATGGACGTAGGCGCGGGAGCAGATCACCTCGCTGTCGACCAGCGTGCCGTCACAGTCGAAAAATACTGATTCTGGTTGGGTCATGTCGTTTCCATTTTAGTAAGTTAACGTTTTCGTCATGCTGATTCGTGAGACGCAATCGTTGCCGTATAAGCAAAATCAATGAAAAAAAGTATCTCACAACTGCCCTTATTGTCGCATTTTGGTATAGGATAGCGACGAATTTTCCCTCCTTTGTTCGGAAACCGATAATGAGTCAACAACAAACCAGCCAGTCTTCTGGCCAGGGTCTGCTGGAGCGCGTGTTCAAACTCCGCGAACACGGCACGACGGCACGTACCGAAGCGATTGCAGGTTTCACCACCTTCCTGACGATGGTGTACATCGTTTTCGTTAACCCACAGATTCTCGGCGTGGCGGGTATGGATACCAGCGCTGTTTTCGTCACCACCTGTCTGATCGCCGCATTCGGCAGCATCATGATGGGGCTGTTTGCTAACCTGCCGGTGGCACTGGCACCAGCAATGGGCCTTAATGCCTTCTTTGCGTTTGTCGTGGTCCAGGCGATGGGACTGCCGTGGCAGGTCGGAATGGGCGCGATTTTCTGGGGCGCTGTAGGCCTGCTGCTGCTGACGATTTTCCGCGTACGCTACTGGATGATTGCTAATATCCCGGTTAGCCTGCGCGTCGGTATCACCAGCGGTATCGGTCTGTTTATCGGCATGATGGGCCTGAAAAACGCGGGTGTGATTGTCGCAAACAAAGACACCCTGGTGAGTATTGGCAACCTGACGTCCCACAGCGTATTGCTGGGTATTCTTGGCTTCTTTATTATCGCGATTCTGGCTTCCCGCAATATTCACGCGGCGGTACTGGTTTCTATCGTGGTCACCACGCTGCTGGGCTGGATATTGGGTGATGTTCACTATACCGGCATCGTTTCTGCGCCGCCGAGCGTGACCACGGTGATTGGTCATGTGGATCTGGCGGGCTCGCTGAACCTCGGTCTGGCAGGCGTGATCTTCTCGTTTATGCTGGTGAACCTGTTTGACTCCTCCGGTACCCTGATCGGCGTGACTGATAAAGCCGGTCTGGCCGATGAGAAGGGTAAGTTCCCGCGCATGAAGCAGGCGCTGTTTGTCGATAGCGTTTCGTCCGTTGCGGGTTCTTTTATTGGCACCTCTTCCGTAACTGCCTATAT is part of the Klebsiella huaxiensis genome and encodes:
- a CDS encoding carbohydrate porin, with translation MFKRNLIASAIILMAPLAYTANAMAESLTVEQRLELLEQALKDTQKELKKYKDEEKTRTQIWVSNTQPDGNKGSAAQQVVSAPAPAGSAQKPAAVLVRNDQTTANGESIYSSITMKDFSKFVKDEIGFSYNGYYRSGWGTASHGSPKSWAIGSLGRFGNEYSGWFDLQLKQRVYQEGNKRVDAIVMFDGNVGQQYSAGWFGDNAGGENYMQFSDMYVNTKGFLPFAPDADFWVGKHGAPKIEIQMLDWKTQRTDAAAGIGLENWQVGAGKFDIALVREDVDDYNRSLTKSQQINTNTIDIRYKEIPLWDKASLMVTGRYVAANQSSSEKYNEGNNGYYEWKDTWMAGTSLTQKFDNGGFNEFSFLLANNSIASSFSRYAGSSPYTTFNGKYYGDHTNGTAVRLTSQGETYLRDDIIMANAIVYSFGNDIYSYETGAHSDFESIRAVVRPAYIWDKYNQTGVELGYFKQQNKDIAGKKYNESGYKTTLFHTFKVNTSMLTSRPEIRFYATYIKAKDIDLDKKVDSNTRSIFEDGKNDQFAVGAQAEIWW
- a CDS encoding esterase encodes the protein MKRHAIYFALALAGAAFFVHAAPFPATPNGSIPVSQYITQVNADKSITFRLFAPDAKRVSVVTGATPDTFVSHDMTKDEQGIWTWKGEALAPNLYEYYFDVDGFRSVDTGSRYQKPQRQVNTSLILVPGSILDDRAVAHGELRTLTYHSKALNSERRAYVWTPPGYTGTGEPLPVLYFYHGFGDSGLSAIDQGRIPQIMDNLLAEGKIKPMLVVVPDTETDVPEAIAENFPPQERRKTFYPLNAKAADKELMNDIIPLIDERFNVRKDADGRALAGLSQGGYQALVSGMNHLESFGWLATFSGVTTTTVPDAGVEAQLNQPQAINKQLRNFTVVVGEKDVVTGKDIAGLKTELEKQKIKFDYHEYPGLNHEMDVWRPAYAEFVQKLFK
- a CDS encoding glucosamine-6-phosphate deaminase produces the protein MKLIVTEDYEEMSLVASHHVLGYITAPRRMNLAVTAGSTPKKMYEHLTAAIKGKPFYSQVHYYNFDEIPFRGQDREGITISNLRNLFFTPAQIQEQNIHKLSHENFMHHDRQLQEDGGLDLIVMGLGADGHFCGNLPNTTRFHDATVEVPIAGEMVGLVAHGEMGGDFSVVPDSYVTMGPKSVMAAKNLLLIASGAAKAQALKQVIEGEVSEQVPASVLKLHPSLVIIADKAAVAELSKP
- the yieH gene encoding 6-phosphogluconate phosphatase, with the translated sequence MTQPESVFFDCDGTLVDSEVICSRAYVHMFREFGITLDLEEIFKRFKGVKLYEIIDTINAEYGVDLQKATLEPVYRDEVARLFDTELEVIPGAQALLDSVKVPMCVVSNGPVSKMQHSLGKTGMLHHFPERLYSGYDIQRWKPDPALMLHAAKAMNVNVENCILVDDSSAGAQSGIAAGMEVFYFCADPHNKPIVHPKVTTFTHLDELPDLWKARGWDITR
- the adeP gene encoding adenine permease AdeP translates to MSQQQTSQSSGQGLLERVFKLREHGTTARTEAIAGFTTFLTMVYIVFVNPQILGVAGMDTSAVFVTTCLIAAFGSIMMGLFANLPVALAPAMGLNAFFAFVVVQAMGLPWQVGMGAIFWGAVGLLLLTIFRVRYWMIANIPVSLRVGITSGIGLFIGMMGLKNAGVIVANKDTLVSIGNLTSHSVLLGILGFFIIAILASRNIHAAVLVSIVVTTLLGWILGDVHYTGIVSAPPSVTTVIGHVDLAGSLNLGLAGVIFSFMLVNLFDSSGTLIGVTDKAGLADEKGKFPRMKQALFVDSVSSVAGSFIGTSSVTAYIESSSGVSVGGRTGLTAVVVGLLFLLVIFLSPLAGMVPAYAAAGALIYVGVLMTSSLARVKWDDLTESVPAFITAVMMPFSFSITEGIALGFISYCVMKIGTGRLRDLSPCVIVVSLLFVLKIVFIDAH